A window of the Gloeocapsa sp. DLM2.Bin57 genome harbors these coding sequences:
- a CDS encoding sulfotransferase, whose protein sequence is MYLNQQLFWKAIKTSFSRQHFHPLHATYVTLFSSAFLGLHSFVSLVRKLESIPYSSYRQQPIIAPIYITGNPRSGTTFLHRLLCEDEQFTYTKLYHTIFPSISIYQLLDRLEKLKIFTNMLTSLEKKGFSGWETIHTTKLNEAEEDEQFFVFTMLSPVITLLFPFFNELEESGWVDRLPISTREKLMSHYLDCLQRHLYAIGRDKTLLIKNTTCTGRLQTMLDAIPDLKVIHLIRHPYQAIPSLLSMYNASWNSFVPQTRNNFDSSKALAKLYADYYRQRLQIFQKLRQKQPERFLEVRYEDLITNTLEVIEQIYSQFDLSLTTETLTKFKTQIQAAQQGYKSKHKYSLEQFGLTQETIYDFMPDVFTEYNFTK, encoded by the coding sequence ATGTATTTAAACCAGCAACTATTCTGGAAAGCGATTAAAACCAGTTTCTCTAGACAACATTTCCACCCTCTCCACGCTACCTACGTTACTCTTTTTAGTAGTGCTTTTTTAGGGTTACATTCTTTTGTCTCTCTAGTGCGTAAATTAGAGAGCATCCCCTATTCTTCTTATCGTCAACAACCGATTATAGCTCCTATTTATATCACTGGTAACCCTCGCAGTGGTACAACTTTTTTACATCGTTTACTCTGTGAGGATGAGCAGTTTACCTATACTAAACTCTATCACACTATTTTTCCCTCTATCAGCATCTATCAGCTTTTGGATAGGTTAGAAAAGTTAAAGATATTTACCAATATGCTGACATCTTTAGAAAAAAAAGGTTTTAGTGGTTGGGAAACGATTCACACTACTAAATTAAATGAAGCGGAAGAAGACGAACAATTCTTTGTCTTTACGATGTTATCCCCAGTCATTACTCTCTTATTTCCCTTTTTTAATGAACTTGAGGAGTCTGGTTGGGTAGATAGATTACCAATTTCAACCCGCGAAAAATTAATGTCTCATTATCTAGATTGTTTGCAAAGACATTTATACGCAATAGGTAGAGATAAAACCCTACTGATTAAAAATACTACTTGTACAGGAAGATTGCAAACCATGTTAGACGCTATACCAGATTTAAAGGTTATTCACCTTATTCGTCATCCTTATCAAGCGATTCCCTCTCTCTTGAGTATGTATAATGCTTCCTGGAATAGTTTTGTTCCCCAAACACGCAACAATTTTGATAGTAGTAAAGCTCTAGCAAAGCTATACGCTGATTATTACCGTCAAAGACTGCAAATTTTCCAAAAATTGCGCCAAAAACAGCCAGAAAGGTTTTTAGAGGTTAGATACGAAGATTTAATTACCAATACTCTGGAGGTTATTGAGCAGATTTATAGTCAATTTGACCTATCTTTAACTACTGAAACTTTGACTAAATTTAAAACCCAAATTCAAGCAGCACAACAAGGATATAAAAGTAAACATAAATATTCTCTAGAACAATTTGGTTTAACTCAAGAAACGATTTATGATTTTATGCCAGATGTTTTTACTGAGTATAATTTTACTAAATAA
- a CDS encoding cyanophycin synthetase, with translation MFTITNFKYYLGPNPYLNTGALVFDFSLSHQAKPLSVETYQDKMSQYLPALQKLKLNGYGELLTETLYYFSQLDMDLYLNRVSKHNYPDFERIALQSLHYATSRAIVETVYQWLENITLGKDFDFEQQLQILQQKFGNSIYGNPTIYSLLNTAYQMDIPTFLVWEEGLIQYGYGKYQIRGLSTIFDCDSLLDSDLTTQKDDSKDFLINLGFPVPKGKIVYTLASALAVIEEIGYPVAIKPVAGHEGIGVTAQINDKNSLINAFEKAQATSTTNPIVIEESLTGSDFRLVCVGEQFVAAVERRPPYVIGNGAQTLAELITEENKKEIRKDTPISPLTKILVDEILESYIQEQGLSLDTVIPLNQTVYLRKVANISAGGVSIDCTSEIHPDNRQLAEDIAQYLGLACLGIDVIATDISKSWKEGNFGIIEINASPGVFMHLKPAQGNSIDVPRHIFNFFFPKDKPSRIPIVTFNRLSQQELAELIQSILTSYPDYLIGGICQEGVYLNQRQRIQQQPYNVNIQSLLRHPHLDLLIAEYPETIFENEGLFYQGSDLVILVEPTSKETMLASSLLPNGILLTQTGDNIVKHTPQGRKTFQLDNLEQYLDICYQSILDIALRDRE, from the coding sequence GTGTTTACCATAACTAATTTTAAATATTATCTCGGTCCTAATCCCTATCTTAATACGGGAGCATTAGTTTTTGACTTTAGCCTATCTCATCAAGCTAAACCTCTGAGTGTGGAAACTTATCAAGATAAGATGAGTCAATATTTACCAGCTTTACAAAAGTTAAAACTTAACGGTTATGGAGAATTACTCACCGAGACGCTTTATTACTTTAGCCAATTAGATATGGACTTGTATTTAAACCGTGTGAGTAAACATAATTATCCTGATTTTGAACGTATAGCTTTACAATCTCTGCATTATGCTACTAGTCGCGCGATCGTAGAAACAGTTTATCAATGGTTAGAGAATATTACTCTGGGTAAAGATTTTGATTTTGAGCAACAATTACAGATTTTACAACAAAAATTTGGTAATTCTATTTATGGAAATCCGACTATCTATTCTTTATTAAATACAGCTTACCAGATGGATATTCCTACTTTTCTTGTCTGGGAAGAAGGATTAATACAATATGGTTATGGTAAATATCAAATTCGGGGATTATCTACTATTTTTGACTGTGATAGTCTTTTGGATTCAGATTTAACCACACAAAAAGACGATTCTAAAGATTTTCTGATTAATCTCGGTTTTCCTGTACCTAAAGGTAAAATTGTTTATACCCTAGCATCCGCTTTAGCTGTTATTGAAGAGATTGGTTATCCAGTAGCTATTAAACCAGTAGCGGGACATGAAGGAATCGGTGTTACTGCACAAATTAACGATAAAAATAGCTTAATTAATGCTTTTGAAAAAGCCCAAGCTACCTCTACCACTAATCCTATTGTAATCGAAGAAAGTTTAACAGGTTCAGATTTTCGTCTGGTTTGTGTTGGTGAACAATTTGTCGCTGCGGTGGAACGCCGTCCTCCCTATGTAATAGGTAATGGGGCTCAAACTTTGGCTGAATTAATTACAGAAGAAAACAAAAAAGAAATACGTAAAGATACACCTATTTCCCCTCTAACTAAAATCTTAGTTGATGAGATCTTAGAAAGTTATATACAAGAACAAGGTTTATCTTTAGATACAGTAATTCCTCTTAACCAAACGGTTTATTTACGCAAAGTCGCTAATATTTCCGCGGGTGGAGTTAGTATCGATTGCACTAGTGAGATTCATCCCGATAATCGACAATTAGCTGAAGATATCGCCCAATATCTTGGTCTTGCTTGTTTAGGTATTGATGTCATTGCTACGGATATCTCTAAATCCTGGAAAGAGGGCAATTTTGGGATAATTGAAATTAACGCTTCTCCTGGGGTTTTTATGCACCTTAAACCCGCACAAGGTAACAGTATTGATGTTCCCCGTCATATTTTTAATTTCTTTTTCCCTAAGGATAAACCTTCGCGAATTCCTATTGTTACTTTTAATCGTTTAAGTCAACAAGAATTAGCTGAACTGATTCAATCTATTTTAACTAGTTATCCTGATTATTTAATCGGCGGTATTTGTCAAGAAGGTGTTTATTTAAACCAACGCCAACGCATCCAACAACAACCCTATAATGTTAATATTCAGAGTTTGTTACGTCATCCTCACTTAGATTTATTAATCGCTGAATATCCAGAGACAATTTTTGAAAATGAAGGGTTATTTTATCAAGGTAGTGATTTAGTTATTCTAGTTGAACCTACTAGTAAAGAAACTATGTTAGCATCATCTTTATTACCTAATGGTATTTTACTAACCCAAACTGGTGATAATATTGTTAAACACACTCCACAAGGTAGAAAAACTTTTCAACTAGATAATCTTGAGCAATATTTAGATATTTGTTATCAAAGTATTTTAGATATAGCGCTACGGGATAGGGAATAG
- a CDS encoding ATP-grasp domain-containing protein, with protein MSFTYFKEGSFSSLFAEDISDGNYGFILNYPSTASWAIYPNYKKYFIQDGSEEATKASYDKLCQKEPWKNLAVLGDDITGIIFKSPRNVLVSYWQEQFGYKYNNIETLERKIYLDYLNQSPKYDKLITLFPFDSLLPKKHAVDPDVHYQLLSKTSLAETGVQAPKYDIYDVNETPIDEIKITHNFPYLVKVSHGLSGEGTYIIKSASDLDYCIREMKKYYYNQLLDYIIISDFVKNEVQNYCVQFYVSKSGQVTLIGATSQMVTSEGKFLGGLIHYEGVDMSKFTTIITKVSAYAHEKGYFGVIGCDVLEDKDGGLHVIDINYRVNGSTPLCLQRHRLLESGKNVAKYSGDYQMNGTLDEILVTLKPELDKKDFLILSALEKVKYGKIYTDIYGIVAGEDTKEMLLVEEKLAQKGLRIVSN; from the coding sequence ATGTCATTTACCTATTTTAAAGAAGGTTCTTTCTCTAGCTTATTTGCTGAAGATATTAGCGACGGTAACTATGGTTTTATTCTTAATTATCCTTCTACGGCTAGTTGGGCTATTTATCCTAATTATAAAAAGTATTTCATTCAAGACGGAAGCGAGGAAGCTACTAAAGCATCTTATGATAAACTCTGTCAAAAAGAACCTTGGAAAAATTTGGCTGTATTAGGAGATGATATTACTGGCATTATTTTTAAATCTCCTCGTAACGTCTTAGTTAGCTATTGGCAAGAACAATTTGGTTATAAATATAATAACATCGAAACCTTAGAGCGTAAAATTTACTTAGATTATCTCAACCAAAGTCCCAAATATGATAAGTTAATCACTCTGTTTCCTTTTGATTCTCTTTTACCAAAAAAACACGCAGTAGATCCTGATGTTCATTATCAGTTATTGAGCAAAACTAGTTTAGCTGAAACAGGAGTTCAAGCACCTAAATACGATATCTATGATGTTAATGAAACTCCAATAGACGAGATAAAAATTACTCATAATTTTCCCTATTTAGTTAAGGTATCACATGGATTATCAGGAGAAGGAACGTATATTATTAAATCAGCCAGTGATTTAGATTATTGTATCCGAGAAATGAAAAAATATTATTATAATCAGTTACTAGACTATATTATTATCTCTGATTTTGTTAAGAATGAAGTCCAAAACTATTGTGTGCAATTTTATGTCTCTAAATCTGGTCAAGTTACGTTGATTGGTGCAACTAGTCAAATGGTAACTAGTGAAGGTAAATTCCTTGGAGGATTGATTCACTATGAAGGAGTAGATATGAGTAAATTTACAACCATTATTACTAAAGTATCTGCTTATGCTCATGAAAAAGGTTATTTTGGGGTGATTGGTTGCGATGTTTTAGAAGATAAAGACGGAGGATTACACGTGATTGATATTAATTATCGCGTCAATGGTTCAACTCCTTTATGTTTACAACGTCATCGCTTGCTTGAGTCGGGTAAAAATGTAGCTAAATATTCAGGAGATTATCAGATGAATGGTACTTTAGATGAAATACTAGTTACCTTAAAACCAGAATTAGACAAGAAAGATTTCTTGATCTTATCTGCTTTAGAAAAGGTTAAGTATGGTAAAATCTATACAGATATCTACGGTATAGTTGCTGGAGAAGATACTAAAGAAATGTTATTAGTTGAGGAAAAATTAGCCCAAAAAGGTTTACGAATAGTTAGCAATTAA